One Streptomyces sp. L2 genomic window carries:
- a CDS encoding sugar kinase, translating into MIDVLTFGETMAALRAGQPLQLGGCLNLSVAGAESNVAIGLSRLGHTARWAGLTGDDEFGRLVLRTLRAEGVDVSRAATTDAGPTGLVVFEPRIADLVRVTYYRTGSAGSTLSTDHVRAALSDGARIVHVTGVTAALGPGPREAVGEAVRCAPTRGARVSLDVNYRARLWSPEEAASALRPLAGHTDVVIASDDELPLVADARATTEYARVESLLEQGVAEVVVKRGADGAEVFDSSGSTSRPAVSVPVRDTVGAGDAFVAGYLSGLLDGETVPTRLERAVAAGAFAVASPGDWEGLPARAELGLLAVTPGSTIR; encoded by the coding sequence TCGGCGAGACCATGGCCGCCCTGCGGGCCGGCCAGCCCCTCCAACTCGGCGGCTGTCTGAACCTCTCCGTGGCCGGCGCCGAGTCCAACGTGGCGATCGGTCTGTCCCGGCTCGGGCACACCGCGCGCTGGGCCGGCCTGACCGGCGACGACGAGTTCGGACGCCTGGTCCTGCGCACCCTGCGCGCGGAAGGCGTCGACGTCTCCCGCGCCGCCACCACGGACGCGGGCCCCACCGGCCTGGTGGTCTTCGAGCCCCGGATCGCCGACCTGGTCCGGGTCACCTATTACCGCACCGGTTCCGCCGGCAGCACCCTGAGCACCGACCACGTGCGCGCGGCCCTGAGCGACGGTGCCCGGATCGTCCATGTCACCGGCGTGACGGCCGCCCTGGGCCCCGGTCCGCGAGAGGCCGTAGGGGAGGCGGTGCGCTGCGCGCCGACGCGGGGCGCCCGCGTGAGCCTCGACGTCAACTACCGGGCGCGCCTGTGGTCCCCCGAGGAGGCCGCGTCCGCGCTGCGTCCGCTGGCCGGACATACCGACGTCGTCATCGCCTCCGACGACGAACTGCCCCTGGTGGCCGACGCCCGGGCGACCACGGAGTACGCGCGCGTGGAGTCCCTGCTGGAGCAGGGCGTGGCCGAGGTGGTGGTCAAACGCGGGGCCGACGGTGCCGAGGTCTTCGACTCCTCCGGATCGACGTCACGGCCGGCCGTGTCCGTGCCGGTGCGCGACACCGTGGGAGCGGGCGACGCCTTCGTCGCCGGATATCTGTCCGGCCTCCTGGACGGCGAGACGGTGCCGACCCGGCTGGAACGGGCCGTGGCCGCCGGCGCGTTCGCCGTCGCCTCCCCCGGCGACTGGGAGGGACTGCCGGCCCGTGCCGAGCTGGGCCTGCTCGCCGTCACACCCGGCAGCACGATCAGGTGA